A window of the Polypterus senegalus isolate Bchr_013 chromosome 4, ASM1683550v1, whole genome shotgun sequence genome harbors these coding sequences:
- the LOC120528944 gene encoding E3 ubiquitin/ISG15 ligase TRIM25-like — translation MAEDQLCELQDEFTCSVCLDTLTDPVTIPCGHNFCLKCLTDCWEKSQESSCPQCRENFTTRPALRRNNLLNEVIQKLKKTTLSSPSSQNYAGPGDVECDFCTGKKFRAVKSCLPCMASYCQTHLQLHYEGDARKHHKLTDPDRNLKEKLCEKDQKSLEIFCKTDDSCICMMCGVTEHNGHKMVELETEREEKQKQLGATLSDIKRKLEEREKTLKETRRAMEEIKMSVAREVEENEKSFTALIQCIEEAHRKLTERIRDQEKREMEKAEGVMERLDKEIEELKRREAELKELSETKDHLHFLQSCVKSSLIVKVDNL, via the exons atggctgaagaCCAGCTGTGTGAATTACAGGatgagttcacctgctcggtgtgtctggacaccctgactgaccccgtcaccatcccctgtggacataatttctgtctgaagtgcctcacggACTGCTGGGAAAAGAGCCAAGAGagcagctgtcctcagtgcagagaAAACTTCACTACAAGGCCTGCTCTGCGAAGAAATaatctgctgaatgaagtcatccagaaattaaagaagacgACACTCAGTTCTCCTTCTTCTCAGAATTATGCTGGCCCTGGAGACGTGGAGTGTGATTTCTGTACTGGTAAGAAGTTCAGAGCGGTGAAGTCCTGTCTCCCCTGcatggcctcctactgtcagactcacctgcagctTCACTATGAAGGAGATGCTCGGAAACATCACAAACTGActgatcctgatagaaatctgaaggagaaactctgtgagaaagatcagaaaagtctggagatattctgtaaaactgatgattcctgtatctgcatgatgtgtggagtgacTGAACATAATGGACATAAAATGGTCGAGCTGGAGacggaaagagaagaaaagcag aaacagctgggggcgacactgagtgacatcaagaggaaacttgaggagagagagaagacactgaaggagacgaGGAGAGCGATGGAGGAGATAAAG ATGTCTGTGGCAAGAGaggtggaagaaaatgaaaagagcttcactgctctgatacagtgcattgaggaagcccacaggaaactgactgagaggatcagagatcaagaaaagagagaaatggagaaggctgaaggagtaATGGAGCGATTGGAtaaggagattgaggagctgaagaggagagaagctgagctgaaggagctttcagagaccaaggaccatctccacttcctgcag TCCTGTGTGAAAAGCTCATTGATAGTTAAGGTTGATAATCTCTGA